In one window of Juglans regia cultivar Chandler chromosome 3, Walnut 2.0, whole genome shotgun sequence DNA:
- the LOC109004863 gene encoding uncharacterized protein At2g39795, mitochondrial-like, whose protein sequence is MALYSMLRRTSSSVLPLAIRSFGSPRPFHGVISTILSARKGELASALCRRSFVPYLRFSTTTSTKPINDESLISVLHSEIECAQEEAHENVEEVPDNFPFKIEDTPGERTILLTRNYGDEIIKVQVDIPQPGVGEEEEEDGNDAEASVDSSIPLVVIITKGNGLSLEFGVTALPDEICIDSLTVKQPEGSEDELAYEGPDFNDLDENLQKAFHKYLEIRGIKPSTTNFLHEYMGNKETKEYLMWLKNIKDFIEK, encoded by the exons ATGGCTTTGTATTCCATGCTCCGCAGAACTTCCTCTTCCGTACTTCCTCTCGCCATCAGATCCTTCGGATCACCTAGGCCCTTCCATGGCGTAATCTCCACCATTCTCTCAGCCAGAAAGGGCGAACTGGCCAGCGCGCTCTGCCGGCGAAGCTTCGTCCCGTATCTGCGCTTCTCCACCACCACTTCTACGAAACCTATCAACGATGAGAGCCTTATTAGTGTCCTCCACTCCGAGATCGAATGCGCCCAGGAAGAAGCTCACGAAAAC GTGGAAGAGGTCCCAGATAATTTCCCCTTTAAGATTGAAGACACACCTGGAGAAAGAACTATATTGCTTACAAGAAACTACGGAGATGAAATCATTAAGGTTCAAGTTGACATCCCTCAACCTGGAGtcggggaggaggaggaggaggatggcAATGATGCAGAAGCTAGTGTTGATTCTAGCATTCCTTTGGTCGTGATTATAACCAAAGGAAATGGATTGTCTCTGGAGTTTGGTGTCACCGCTTTACCTGATGAGATTTGCATTGATAGCTTGACGGTTAAGCAACCAGAAGGTTCTGAAGATGAGCTTGCCTATGAAGGACCTGATTTTAA TGATCTGGATGAGAACTTGCAGAAGGCTTTCCACAAATATCTTGAGATTCGAGGGATCAAACCCAGCACAACCAACTTCTTGCACGAGTATATGGGCAACAAAGAAACCAAAGAGTACCTTATGTGGCTAAAGAACATCAAGGATTTTATTGAGAAGTGA